One Streptomyces formicae genomic window, GGAGCTCTACCGCCTCGATCTCGCGGGCCGCCGCGCGGGCAGCGGCGGCATCTGGCAGTCCCTCGCCGGATCCTTCGCGGTGAGCGCGTACGCGACGCCCGCCTCACGCTGGTTGATAACGCCTGCCGACAGCTCGGTCGCCCGTGACGTCTCCAAGGACCCCGTGCCCCCCGACGACAACGGAGCGCCCCTCAAGGTCGGGCACAGTGACGTACTGAAGCTGCGGGAGGCGGCGGAGGACGCGCGGCGCTGGGACTCCAAGTACGGCGGCGGCGACTGGCGTTCGTCGATGGTCCCCGAGTGCCTGCGGGTCGAGGCGGCGCCGCTGCTCCTCGGGTCGTACTCCGACGAGGTCGGCCGCGCCCTGTTCGGGGCGTCCGCCGAGCTGACCCGCCTCGCCGGGTGGATGGCCTTCGACACGGGCCAGCAGGAAGCCGCCCAGCGCTACTACATCCAGGCGCTGCGGCTCGCGCGCGCGGCGGCGGACGTGCCCCTGGGGGGATACGTGCTCGCCTCCATGTCCCTCCAGGCCACCTATCGGGGCTTCGGCGACGAGGGGGTCGACCTCGCGCAGGCCGCGCTCGAACGCAACCGCGGCCTGGCCACCGCGCGGACCATGAGCTTCTTCCGGCTCGTCGAGGCGCGGGCACACGCGCGTGCCAACGACGCGCAGGCCGCGGGTGCCGCGCTGCGGGCCGCGGAGGGCTGGCTGGAGCGGGCCCGCGACGGCGACAACGACCCGTCCTGGCTCGGCTTCTACTCCTACGACCGCTTCGCGGCCGACGCCGCCGAGTGCTACCGCGACCTGAAGGCACCCCGGCAGGTGCGCCGCTTCACCGAGCAGGCGCTCTCCCGGCCCACGGAGGAGTTCGTGCGCTCCCACGGCTTACGCCTGGTGGTGTCGGCGGTCGCCGAGCTGGAGTCGGGGAACCTCGACGCGGCGTGCGAGCAGGGGACGCGGGCCCTGGAGGTCGCCGGGCGGATCTCCTCCGCGCGGACCACGGAGTACGTGCGGGACCTGCTGCACCGCCTGGAGCCCTACGGGGACGAGCCGCGTGTGGTGGAACTGCGCGAGCGGGCGCGGCCGTTGCTGATGGCGCCGGCCTGAGGGGCCGCCGCCGTGCCCGGGGAAGCTCCCCCGGGCACCCGGCGCGGACCCGGCCCGCACGTGAACGAAGGGGTGGGCCCGAGTTAACCCGCGCGGATCGGCCGGAGAGGATCCGGTCTCCCAGGTTTGAGGGCGATGTCAGTGGCGCAGGGCACTATCTGTGGTGGGAGGTGAGGCGCGGTGAAGAAGGTCGCGTACGACTGCGATGTGCTGGTGATCGGCGGCGGGATCGTCGGCCTGTCGACGGCGTATGCCCTCACGCGCTCCGCTCCCGGCACCCGGGTGACCGTCCTGGAGAAGGAGCAGGGCCCGGCCACGCACCAGACGGGGCGCAACAGCGGAGTGATCCACAGCGGGATCTACTACCGCCCCGGCTCCCTGAAGGCGAAGTACGCGGTGCGCGGCGCCGCCGAGATGATCAAGTTCTGCGCGGAGTACGGCATCGCGCACGAGGTCACCGGCAAGCTGATCGTCGCCACGGAGCGCGCCGAGCTCCCCCGGCTGCACGCCCTGGTCCAGCGCGGCAGGGAGAACGGCATTCCGGTGCGCGAGCTGGGCCCCGCCCAGATCGGTGAGTACGAACCGGAGGTCCGCGGTCTCGCCGCCATCCACGTCGGCACGACCGGGATCTGTGACTACGGAGCGGTGGCCGCGCACCTGGCCGACGCCTCCGGGGCCGATATCCGCTACGGAGCGGGCGGTGAGGCCGTCCACATCGACCGCCGCCCCGAGCTCGGTGTCGCGGTGCGCACGGCCGACGGGGCGGTGGTGCGGGCCAGGGCCCTGGTGAACTGCGCGGGGCTGCACTGCGACGAGATCGCGCGCCGCACGGGCGACGACCCGCAGATGCGGATCGTGCCCTTCCGGGGGGAGTACTACGAACTGACCAGGCCCGAGCTGGTGCGCGGCCTCGTCTATCCCGTGCCCGACCCGGCCTTCCCCTTCCTCGGCGTACACCTCACCCGGGGCATCGACGGAGGCGTGCACGTGGGGCCGAACGCGGTGCCCGCGCTCGCCCGCGAGGGGTACCGGTGGCCGGTCGTGCACCCCCGTGAACTCGCCGGGACCCTGGCGTGGCCGGGATCCTGGCAGATAGCCCGCCGCCACTGGCGGTACGGGGCGGGTGAGCTGCGGCGCTCCCTCTCCAAGTCCGCGTTCACCGAGGCGGTGCGGAGGCTGCTGCCCGCGGTCGATCCCGGTGACCTGGTGCCGCATCCCGCGGGGGTGCGGGCGCAGGCGGTGCTGCGGGACGGGACGCTGGTGGACGACTTCCTCATACGGGAGGGGCCGCGGACGGTGCACGTGCTGAACGCGCCCTCGCCTGCGGCGACGGCGTCTCTCCCCATCGGGAGGGAAGTCGCGCGGCGGGCGCTTGTCGCGTTGCGGGGGGCGTAATTCACGGGGTTTGCGCAGTGCCCCTGCGGGGCGGGCCGGGGCGGCTTCCCTGCGGGTCCGATGGGGCCGGGCGCGCAGCTCCCCGCGCCCCTTACGGGGCGCCCCAGCGCCGCGTCCCTGGCGAAGCCCCACCATCGGCACCGTAAAATCGGCTCACTGTGTCTGACTCATCCCATGCCCCCGAAGCCCCCCGGCCGCCCGGTCGTCCGCAGGCCGCGCCGCGGTTTCCCGGTGGGCCGCAGCCCGATCCCGCGGGGTCGCACCACGAGCGGCGGATCCGCAGCTTCCAGCCCCGGCGGAGCCGGGTCACCACCAGTCAGGGTGACGCCCTGCGTCGGCTCTGGCCCAAGTGGGGCCTGGACATCGACGGACTGCGCACGCTGGACCTCGCCGAGCTGTTCGCCGCGGAGGACGGCACGCCGTCCGGCCTGCCCGTCGTCCTGGAGATCGGCTTCGGCATGGGCGAGGCGACCGCCCAGATGGCCGGGGACGACCCGGACACCGGCATCCTCGCCGTCGACGTGCACACCCCCGGCCAGGGCAACCTCCTCGGCCTCGCCGAGCGGGGCGGCCTGAGCAACGTCCGGGTGGCCAACGGCGACGCGATCATCCTGCTCCGCGAGATGCTCCCGCCCGAGTCCCTCGACGGGCTTCGCGTCTACTTCCCCGACCCCTGGCCCAAGGCCCGCCACCACAAGCGCCGCCTGATCCAGCCGGAGTTCCTGACGCTGGCCGCGCCCTCCCTCAAGCCCGGCGCGCTGCTGCACTGCGCGACGGACTGGGAGGAGTACGCCGAGCAGATGCTGGAGGTGCTCACCGAGCACCCCGACTTCGAGAACACCCAGGCCGACGGCGGATACGCGCCACGGCCCGATTTCCGGCCCCTCACCCGCTTCGAGGGCCAGGGCCTGGACAAGGGCCACGTCGTCCACGACCTGCTCTTCCGCAAGGTCGCGGCCGAGCGGGACTGAGGCACCCTCGCGGCCGAGCGGGACCGAGGCACCGTCGCGGCCACCCGCATCCCTCGTTAGGGTCAACGACGTGGCCACCAGTCCTCCGTATCCGATATCCCTCCCCGCCGGGGCACCCGCCCCGGGGGAGCTCCGTCGCGCCCACTGGTGGCAGCGGCGCGCGATACGCGTGGGCGCGCTCGTCACGCTGCTCGCCCTCTCGGGCCTGGTGATCCTCGCCCTGGTCAGGGAGCAGACCGGCACCGAGGGCTTCCTGGTGGGGCTCGGCCTCGCGGTCGTCCCCGTGCCGCTGCTCGTCGGCGCGTTCCGCTGGCTGGACAGGGTGGCGCCAGGGCCCTGGCGGAACCTCCTCTTCTCCTTCTCCTGGGGGGCCTGCGCGGCCGCGCTCATCGCGATCGTGGCGAACAGCTTCGCGATCCGCTGGATCGCCACCGCCACCGCCGACCCCAC contains:
- the trmB gene encoding tRNA (guanosine(46)-N7)-methyltransferase TrmB, with amino-acid sequence MSDSSHAPEAPRPPGRPQAAPRFPGGPQPDPAGSHHERRIRSFQPRRSRVTTSQGDALRRLWPKWGLDIDGLRTLDLAELFAAEDGTPSGLPVVLEIGFGMGEATAQMAGDDPDTGILAVDVHTPGQGNLLGLAERGGLSNVRVANGDAIILLREMLPPESLDGLRVYFPDPWPKARHHKRRLIQPEFLTLAAPSLKPGALLHCATDWEEYAEQMLEVLTEHPDFENTQADGGYAPRPDFRPLTRFEGQGLDKGHVVHDLLFRKVAAERD
- a CDS encoding MFS transporter, with amino-acid sequence MSREQRGPNEKLGTVLALAGISNAGLARRVNDLGAQRGLTLRYDKTSVARWVSKGMVPQGAAPHLIAAAIGQKLGRPVPLHEIGLADADPAPEVGLAFPRDVGAAVKSATELYRLDLAGRRAGSGGIWQSLAGSFAVSAYATPASRWLITPADSSVARDVSKDPVPPDDNGAPLKVGHSDVLKLREAAEDARRWDSKYGGGDWRSSMVPECLRVEAAPLLLGSYSDEVGRALFGASAELTRLAGWMAFDTGQQEAAQRYYIQALRLARAAADVPLGGYVLASMSLQATYRGFGDEGVDLAQAALERNRGLATARTMSFFRLVEARAHARANDAQAAGAALRAAEGWLERARDGDNDPSWLGFYSYDRFAADAAECYRDLKAPRQVRRFTEQALSRPTEEFVRSHGLRLVVSAVAELESGNLDAACEQGTRALEVAGRISSARTTEYVRDLLHRLEPYGDEPRVVELRERARPLLMAPA
- the lhgO gene encoding L-2-hydroxyglutarate oxidase, which produces MKKVAYDCDVLVIGGGIVGLSTAYALTRSAPGTRVTVLEKEQGPATHQTGRNSGVIHSGIYYRPGSLKAKYAVRGAAEMIKFCAEYGIAHEVTGKLIVATERAELPRLHALVQRGRENGIPVRELGPAQIGEYEPEVRGLAAIHVGTTGICDYGAVAAHLADASGADIRYGAGGEAVHIDRRPELGVAVRTADGAVVRARALVNCAGLHCDEIARRTGDDPQMRIVPFRGEYYELTRPELVRGLVYPVPDPAFPFLGVHLTRGIDGGVHVGPNAVPALAREGYRWPVVHPRELAGTLAWPGSWQIARRHWRYGAGELRRSLSKSAFTEAVRRLLPAVDPGDLVPHPAGVRAQAVLRDGTLVDDFLIREGPRTVHVLNAPSPAATASLPIGREVARRALVALRGA